The Pelobacter seleniigenes DSM 18267 genomic sequence ACGATATCCGGGTCCTGGCGCAATCCGGCGCGCAGCACCCGGGCAAAATCGAGACCGATCTTGGGATGAACCTGCACCTGATTGATGCGCGGCAGCCGGTATTCGACCGGGTCTTCGACCGTGATGATCTTCTTTTCGTGATTATTGAGCTCGTTCAACGCTCCGTACAGGGTCGTGGTCTTCCCGCTCCCGGTCGGTCCGGTAACCAGCACCAGCCCGTGTGGCTGATGCAGCTGACGACGAAACCGCTTGAGCAGGGTCGAGCCCATGCCGACCTGTTCCAGGTGAAGAATCCCGCTCGATTGATCAAGCAGACGCATGACCACGGACTCGCCGTACTGCAGCGGCATGGTCGACAGTCGGATATCGATACTGCGCCCTTTGACCCGCACATTGAAGCGTCCGTCCTGGGGCAGCCTGCGCTCGGAGATATCGAGGCCGCAGACCAGCTTGAGCCGTGAGACCAGCGCGGGAGCAATGCGCGTTTCCTTCATGACCTGCTCATGGAGAATCCCGTCAACCCGCTGGCGAATGCGCAAGACCTTTTCATCCGGCTCAATATGAATATCGGATGCACCGACCTGGACGGCATCTTCAAACAATGACCGCAGCAGCCTGACCACCGGGGCATCCTCCACGGCGGTCTGGGACAACAGTTGCTCCAGATTGCTGTCGCCTTGGGACAGCTCTTCGCCAAGTTCTTCGGCGATGGTGACGATTTCCTGGGTGCGGCGGTACACCGTATCCAAGGCCTTGAGCAACTCGGATTCATACACCACGGCCAGATTGACCGGCTGCTTGAGGATTTTGGTCAGTTCGTCATAAGCATAGATATCGGTCGGATCGGCCACGCCGACGAGCAGACGCTGGCCATCCTGATTCAACACCATGGCCCGATAACGGCGCGCGGCGGTTTCAGGCAACAAGCGGACGGTTTCCGCTTGGTAGTTATAATGTTTCAGATCGATAAACGGCAGATTCAGCTGACTGGCCAGGAACTCGTGAAATTGCCGTGAAGTGACCAGGCCCAGGTCGACCAGCGTATTGCCCAGTTTGCTGCCGGTTTTCTTCTGGGTGGCCAAAGCACTCATCAACTGTTCTTCGGTGATGATGCCGTTTTTCACCAGCAGTTCGCCAATCCTGATTTTTTTTCGTGGGCCGGGGGCGGCTTCAGTGGCCATGAATCATCCTTTTTTTGCTTTTTGTTTGTTGCGCTGACCGGTTATTCCCAAATATACGGACCTGCAGCTGACCAACGGACCGCATCACAACACCTGCAACCGGTTGCGGGCATAGACCTGCAGGTCAGGACGCAAGCCCGGCAGGGCTAACGCAGCCTGATAAGCTTTTTGTGCCGTAGCTCCATCACCATCCTGATCGGCGGCAAGTCCCATTCCGAACCACCACAAAGCATGCTGCGGCCGGATATTGACCAGTTCACGGTACAACCTCGCAGCATCGGCGAAGTGGCCGCTCTCTTGAAAAACAGCGGCCAGCAGAGCGAAATACTCCTGATCCTCTTGAATAACCGGACGCGGAGACTGTTCCAGCAGGGCGATAGCCTCGGCATAACGTTTACCGCTCAACAACAACCGGGCATAGGTTTTGCGCAGCACGACATTCTCCGGGGCAACCTGCAGCCCTTGGCGCAGCTGCATTTCAGCCGCAGTCTGCTCCTGGCGTTGCTGAAGAATCGAAATCAGCCGCACGCGGGCGTCGACCAGACCGGGATTAAGCGCCAAAGCCTGCTCAAAACTTTTGGCCGCGGCCATGGAATCACCAGTTTCAAGCTGTTTCAAACCGGCTTGATAAAGCTGCCGATCAGAGCTAAGCCGATTGGCGGTTTTATTCACTTTCGTCTGCGCAGCAGGGACTTCGGCGGCAGGCTTGCTGGCGGCAACCGGAGTTTCCTGCCGAGGCTTGACCTGCTGGGCGACCGGAACGGTCTTTTGTTCTACCGGTTTTGCGCCGTCAGCCGGCAGTGCCGCAAATGCGATCAGCAGGTGCCAACGCTGGCTGTCATCACTACTTGTTCGAACGCTTTGCAAAGAAGCCGCCACCCGGAAATCGATCAACAGATGCAGGCCATCAGCCTGCGGTTGCAGACTGACCTGTTTGATCAGTTGTCCTGGTTCTGCGGTCGGAATCCGTATCCCGTTGCCCAGTTCAACCTGTTTGAAACTGAGAACCAGCCGCTGAACGTCAGATTCACCCTGCAGCAGCTCGTATGCCGACGGTCGGGAAAAGCTCAGTTCCAGTTCAGCCCGGTCGGATCGCGCCTGGATACCCAACGCCGTCATTTCAGTCGCTACCGTCGGTTGGTCAATCGCCGCCGTAACTGCACCAGGGTGAACGGTCAGGGGCGCCGAATCAATTCCATTCTCAACAGTCTCCCCCGGCCCGACCACCGTCGGCACGGGCAAGGGCTCTGCTGCCGGTTTCGCCACGGCGACGGGCACGGCCTCGGCAACA encodes the following:
- a CDS encoding GspE/PulE family protein; protein product: MATEAAPGPRKKIRIGELLVKNGIITEEQLMSALATQKKTGSKLGNTLVDLGLVTSRQFHEFLASQLNLPFIDLKHYNYQAETVRLLPETAARRYRAMVLNQDGQRLLVGVADPTDIYAYDELTKILKQPVNLAVVYESELLKALDTVYRRTQEIVTIAEELGEELSQGDSNLEQLLSQTAVEDAPVVRLLRSLFEDAVQVGASDIHIEPDEKVLRIRQRVDGILHEQVMKETRIAPALVSRLKLVCGLDISERRLPQDGRFNVRVKGRSIDIRLSTMPLQYGESVVMRLLDQSSGILHLEQVGMGSTLLKRFRRQLHQPHGLVLVTGPTGSGKTTTLYGALNELNNHEKKIITVEDPVEYRLPRINQVQVHPKIGLDFARVLRAGLRQDPDIVMVGEMRDKETSDIALRAAMTGHLVLSTLHTNDSISTALRLIEMGAEGYVVASSLRAVLAQRLVRRICSGCDSATELDPGSHSWLDSYQGRVTIPAGTVFRKGRGCPSCNNTGYSGRIGIFELLEINFELADALRRNDSADFARTAQQLPNFVSLADSALQLAVQGVTSVDEVLRIAGQLDESLTLMDLDDDVATDPALEPDHVG
- a CDS encoding tetratricopeptide repeat protein; the protein is MSLINDMLRDLEKRRRSDTVTAVQARASFRGGAEVGKKYLWLACGVLLLLLVGWLAVGGNSLQQTATIAKVPVAEAVPVAVAKPAAEPLPVPTVVGPGETVENGIDSAPLTVHPGAVTAAIDQPTVATEMTALGIQARSDRAELELSFSRPSAYELLQGESDVQRLVLSFKQVELGNGIRIPTAEPGQLIKQVSLQPQADGLHLLIDFRVAASLQSVRTSSDDSQRWHLLIAFAALPADGAKPVEQKTVPVAQQVKPRQETPVAASKPAAEVPAAQTKVNKTANRLSSDRQLYQAGLKQLETGDSMAAAKSFEQALALNPGLVDARVRLISILQQRQEQTAAEMQLRQGLQVAPENVVLRKTYARLLLSGKRYAEAIALLEQSPRPVIQEDQEYFALLAAVFQESGHFADAARLYRELVNIRPQHALWWFGMGLAADQDGDGATAQKAYQAALALPGLRPDLQVYARNRLQVL